One stretch of Caminicella sporogenes DSM 14501 DNA includes these proteins:
- a CDS encoding thioredoxin family protein, protein MSIESLYTSGMDFETFISTDDESYKEKALEIYNSIEVDDDLLKRIKEINRKINILVFAEIWCPDCIINVPALKKLCDINSNIEVKIVPRKGNEKYLEDYKVNGKVKIPTFLFMDDNFNILGKFIEIPQAIRKIVSKGNQVDIIVAKRKYRKGEYINETIEDILNIIV, encoded by the coding sequence ATGAGTATTGAGAGTTTATATACAAGCGGTATGGATTTTGAAACCTTCATATCGACCGATGATGAATCTTATAAAGAAAAAGCATTAGAAATATATAATAGTATTGAAGTGGATGATGACCTGTTAAAGAGAATAAAAGAAATAAATAGAAAGATAAATATTCTTGTGTTTGCAGAGATATGGTGTCCAGATTGTATTATAAATGTACCAGCTCTTAAAAAATTATGTGATATAAATTCTAATATTGAAGTAAAAATAGTACCAAGAAAGGGAAATGAAAAATATCTAGAAGATTATAAAGTAAATGGAAAAGTTAAAATACCTACATTTCTTTTTATGGATGACAATTTTAATATTTTAGGCAAATTTATAGAAATACCACAGGCGATAAGAAAGATAGTATCAAAGGGTAATCAAGTCGATATAATAGTAGCAAAACGAAAATATAGAAAAGGTGAATATATAAATGAAACCATTGAAGATATACTAAATATAATTGTTTAA